The following proteins come from a genomic window of Panthera leo isolate Ple1 chromosome E2, P.leo_Ple1_pat1.1, whole genome shotgun sequence:
- the CHMP1A gene encoding charged multivesicular body protein 1a isoform X1 gives MLGDAGAPPLHVLPGLASGTRGLVPQSRLAEGQGAFTAKQLEKLAKKAEKDSKAEQAKVKKALQQKNVECARVYAENAIRKKNEGVNWLRMASRVDAVASKVQTAVTMKGVTKNMAQVTKALDRALSTMDLQKVSAVMDRFEQQVQNLDVHTSVMEDSMSSATTLTTPQEQVDSLIVQIAEENGLEVLDQLSQLPEGASAVGESSVRSQEDQLSRRLAALRN, from the exons ATGCTGGGTGACGCAGGGGCCCCACCTCTGCATGTGCTCCCAGGACTGGCCAGTGGAACACGTGGGCTGGTGCCTCAGAGCCGGTTGGCGGAAGGACAAGGGGCT TTCACGGCAAAGCAGCTGGAGAAGCTGGCCAAGAAGGCGGAGAAGGACTCCAAGGCGGAACAGGCCAAAGTGAAGAAG GCCCTTCAGCAGAAGAACGTGGAGTGCGCCCGCGTGTATGCCGAGAATGCTATCCGCAAGAAGAATGAAGGCGTGAACTGGCTCCGCATGGCATCCCGCGTGGACGCGGTGGCCTCCAAGGTGCAGACGGCCGTGACCATGAAGGGG GTGACCAAGAACATGGCGCAGGTGACCAAAGCCCTGGACAGGGCGCTGAGCACCATGGACCTGCAGAAGGTCTCTGCAGTGATGGACAGGTTCGAGCAGCAGGTGCAGAATCTGGACGTGCACACGTCG GTAATGGAGGACTCCATGAGCTCGGCCACCACGCTGACCACGCCACAGGAGCAGGTGGACAGTCTCATCGTGCAGATCGCCGAGGAGAACGGCCTGGAGGTCCTGGACCAGCTCAGCCAGCTGCCCGAGGGCGCCTCCGCCGTGGGGGAGAGCTCCGTGCGCAGCCAGGAGGACCAGCTGTCCCGGAG GTTGGCCGCCTTGAGAAACTAG
- the CHMP1A gene encoding charged multivesicular body protein 1a isoform X2: MDDTLFQLKFTAKQLEKLAKKAEKDSKAEQAKVKKALQQKNVECARVYAENAIRKKNEGVNWLRMASRVDAVASKVQTAVTMKGVTKNMAQVTKALDRALSTMDLQKVSAVMDRFEQQVQNLDVHTSVMEDSMSSATTLTTPQEQVDSLIVQIAEENGLEVLDQLSQLPEGASAVGESSVRSQEDQLSRRLAALRN; the protein is encoded by the exons ATACCCTGTTCCAGTTGAAG TTCACGGCAAAGCAGCTGGAGAAGCTGGCCAAGAAGGCGGAGAAGGACTCCAAGGCGGAACAGGCCAAAGTGAAGAAG GCCCTTCAGCAGAAGAACGTGGAGTGCGCCCGCGTGTATGCCGAGAATGCTATCCGCAAGAAGAATGAAGGCGTGAACTGGCTCCGCATGGCATCCCGCGTGGACGCGGTGGCCTCCAAGGTGCAGACGGCCGTGACCATGAAGGGG GTGACCAAGAACATGGCGCAGGTGACCAAAGCCCTGGACAGGGCGCTGAGCACCATGGACCTGCAGAAGGTCTCTGCAGTGATGGACAGGTTCGAGCAGCAGGTGCAGAATCTGGACGTGCACACGTCG GTAATGGAGGACTCCATGAGCTCGGCCACCACGCTGACCACGCCACAGGAGCAGGTGGACAGTCTCATCGTGCAGATCGCCGAGGAGAACGGCCTGGAGGTCCTGGACCAGCTCAGCCAGCTGCCCGAGGGCGCCTCCGCCGTGGGGGAGAGCTCCGTGCGCAGCCAGGAGGACCAGCTGTCCCGGAG GTTGGCCGCCTTGAGAAACTAG